The Granulicella sp. 5B5 nucleotide sequence GGCGCCACGACAGGCCAGCAGCTTTTGTATGCGCTCGATGAACAGGTGCGCCGCTTCGAGAGCGAAGGCAAGGTGACGAAGTACGAGGGCTGGGAGTTTCTCTCGGCCGTGCTCGACTCCAACGGCGTGTGCCGCGGTATCTGCGCGATGGACCTGCGGTCGATGGAGGTGCGCACCTTCCCTGCCGACGCGATCATCGTCTGCACGGGCGGCAACGGCGCGATCTTTGGCAAGAGCACGAATTCTGTGGTCTGCACTGGCAGCGCGCAGAGTGCGCTGTATCAGCAGGGCGCCTACTATGCGAATGGCGAGTTCATCCAGGTGCATCCGACGGCGATTCCCGGCGAAGACAAGCTGCGTCTGATGAGCGAGAGCGCGCGCGGCGAAGGTGGCCGCGTGTGGGTGCCGCGCGACAAACTGGACAAGCGCGCCGCCAATAGCATCCCAGAAACGGAGCGCTTCTACTTTCTGGAGGAGTGGTATCCGAAGTACGGCAACCTGGTGCCGCGCGATATCGCCACGCGCGCGATCTTCAAGGTCGTCTATGAGCTCGGCATGGGCATCGACGGGCAGCCGATGGTGTACCTCGACGTCTCTCACCTTCCGCCCGAAAGCCAGCACAAACTCGAAGGCATCCTCGAAATTTACGAGAAGTTCATCGGCGACGATCCGCGCAAGGTGCCAATGAAGATCTTCCCCGGCATGCACTACACCATGGGCGGATTGTGGGTGGACTTCAATCAGCAGACCAACATCCCCGGCGTCTTTGCCGCGGGCGAGGCCGACTACTCCATCCACGGCGCGAACCGCCTGGGCGCAAACTCGCTGTTGAGCTGCATCTACGGCGGCTTCGTCGCTGGGCCGCAGGCAATGGCTTACGCGAAGGCCCTGCCTGCCGCAACAGGCGACGGCGGCCACGCTGCGGAGCTTGCGCGGCAGAACCAGAAGAACGCCGCATTGCTCAATAACAAGGGCACGGAAAACCCGTTCAAGATCTGGCGCGAACTGGGCGAGACAATGACCAAGCACGCCACGATCATTCGCTACAACGCGGGCCTCGACGAGGCGGATGCGAAGATCGTAGAACTGCTGGAACGCTACAAAAACGTCAACCTCTC carries:
- the sdhA gene encoding succinate dehydrogenase flavoprotein subunit, translated to MAAPRIIVIGGGLAGLSAVIKIAEAGGTVDLFSIVPVKRSHSVCAQGGINAAKNLKGEGDDVYKHFDDTVYGGDFLANQTPVKNMTAQGPAIIDLLDRMGVPFNRTPEGLLDFRRFGGTLYHRTAFAGATTGQQLLYALDEQVRRFESEGKVTKYEGWEFLSAVLDSNGVCRGICAMDLRSMEVRTFPADAIIVCTGGNGAIFGKSTNSVVCTGSAQSALYQQGAYYANGEFIQVHPTAIPGEDKLRLMSESARGEGGRVWVPRDKLDKRAANSIPETERFYFLEEWYPKYGNLVPRDIATRAIFKVVYELGMGIDGQPMVYLDVSHLPPESQHKLEGILEIYEKFIGDDPRKVPMKIFPGMHYTMGGLWVDFNQQTNIPGVFAAGEADYSIHGANRLGANSLLSCIYGGFVAGPQAMAYAKALPAATGDGGHAAELARQNQKNAALLNNKGTENPFKIWRELGETMTKHATIIRYNAGLDEADAKIVELLERYKNVNLSDKSQWANTSFAFTRQLYNMLQLGRVIVQGARVRDESRGAHYKPDFPERNDEKFLKTTKASFVDNAPKLEFEEVDIQYIKPRPRNYAATA